A genomic stretch from Haloferax sp. Atlit-12N includes:
- a CDS encoding ATPase domain-containing protein gives MTDFSRRLSTGISGLDTVLDGGLVPNRTYMVRGASGVGKTIVGYHFLSAGVERGEDVLFVSFEESAADLRANAETLGFDLDAVPILDLSPSPEAFLDDEAYTILPPSEVEGKPTTTELKEAIEERDPDRVVIDPLSQLGRLSSDKYQFRRLVSSLLSYLKQSGATTMFTSQPSSDDTEETLAYLCDGSLSLLRSEEGRSVRVEKFRGSDSQTGPHAMRIGGGRGIRVFPRLVPGSHHREFPIEPLSSGIDDLDTLLGGGIERGSITLISGPSGVGKSTTGSAFARATAERGERAAVYLFEESKASFRHRSESIGIPIDDLVESGYLRIDAVEPLSISTDEFAHRVRAEVEANDTEFVMIDGTAGYQLSLTDERSDIRRELHALARYLKNMGVTVVLTEEVQQVTGAFNASDTHVSYLADNILFIRYIEVRGEIRKAVGVLKKRSGSFEPTLRSFEIGSDGIVVGEPLDELRGILTGTPTWNEDE, from the coding sequence ATGACGGATTTCTCGCGACGGCTCTCTACGGGAATCTCCGGGCTCGACACGGTGCTGGACGGCGGGCTGGTTCCGAACCGGACGTACATGGTCCGTGGAGCGTCGGGAGTGGGAAAGACCATCGTCGGCTACCACTTCCTGTCGGCTGGAGTCGAGCGCGGCGAAGACGTGCTTTTCGTCTCCTTCGAGGAGTCGGCGGCCGACCTCAGAGCGAACGCCGAGACGCTCGGATTCGACCTGGACGCGGTGCCGATTCTCGACCTGAGCCCGTCGCCCGAGGCGTTCCTCGACGACGAGGCGTACACGATACTGCCGCCGAGCGAGGTCGAAGGGAAACCGACGACGACCGAACTGAAAGAGGCAATCGAGGAACGCGACCCCGACAGGGTGGTCATCGACCCGCTGAGCCAACTCGGCCGGCTCTCGTCGGACAAATACCAGTTTCGTCGGCTCGTCTCGTCGCTCCTGAGCTACCTCAAGCAGTCCGGGGCGACGACGATGTTCACGAGCCAGCCGTCGAGCGACGACACCGAAGAGACGCTCGCCTACCTCTGTGACGGGTCGCTGTCGCTCCTGCGGTCTGAAGAGGGGCGGTCAGTTCGCGTCGAGAAGTTCCGCGGGTCGGACTCCCAGACGGGACCGCACGCGATGCGAATCGGCGGCGGCCGCGGCATCCGCGTCTTCCCGCGGCTCGTCCCCGGGTCGCACCACCGCGAGTTCCCCATCGAACCGCTCTCGTCCGGCATCGACGACCTCGACACCCTGCTCGGCGGCGGCATCGAACGGGGGAGCATCACGCTCATCAGCGGCCCGAGCGGCGTCGGGAAATCGACCACCGGGTCCGCGTTCGCGCGGGCGACCGCCGAACGCGGCGAGCGCGCCGCGGTCTACCTCTTCGAAGAGAGCAAAGCGAGCTTCCGGCACCGCTCCGAGTCCATCGGTATTCCGATAGACGACCTCGTCGAGTCGGGGTACCTCCGAATCGACGCCGTCGAACCGCTCTCGATTTCGACCGACGAGTTCGCCCACCGAGTCCGCGCCGAGGTCGAGGCGAACGACACGGAGTTCGTGATGATAGACGGGACGGCGGGCTACCAACTCAGCCTCACCGACGAGCGAAGCGACATCCGCCGCGAACTCCACGCGCTGGCGCGGTATCTCAAGAATATGGGCGTCACCGTCGTGCTGACCGAGGAGGTACAGCAGGTCACCGGCGCGTTCAACGCCTCCGATACCCACGTGAGCTACCTCGCGGACAACATCCTGTTTATCCGGTACATCGAGGTGCGCGGCGAGATTCGCAAGGCCGTCGGCGTCCTGAAAAAGCGGTCTGGTTCCTTCGAGCCGACGCTTCGGTCGTTCGAAATCGGGAGCGACGGCATCGTCGTCGGCGAACCACTCGACGAACTCCGAGGCATTCTCACGGGGACGCCGACGTGGAACGAGGATGAGTGA
- a CDS encoding PAS domain S-box protein, translating into MTVSEDASRNDTRSAGDASGDERILLAVRSTRDRELLAELLDAYEIIVWERGREGEREDGDGGDGNDISLPEFDLCIVDMATYSTVADALAERKADAGDRFVPVLLTVAQDEQAVAARRLDDVPDDVLSVPAPSAVIRSRVDSLLQTRRQSLQLALYRSAMDSATVGITITEADDDQPLTYVNDAFEEMTGYDRSEVIGRNCRFLQGDETESKPVETLHGAIEAGENAAVSLTNYRKDGTPFWNELKISPVYEDGDLTHFVGFQTDATVRHALKNQLVHETQTLKQLFETSPVGIAVLNDDGVIVRANEVAQEVLGLRRSVVLGQPYDAPEWDLVDARGEPLDRDDLPFDRVRETGETVTNFEHGIGVPEERRWVVVNAAPLTGSDGEHVGVITAIEDVTAQKQQERERERLLDLFDQSQKIASVGAWEVDTQNDAVLFTSGLAELLGVDSGTVFDLSEAFSFYHPEDEPLVRAAFERLVETGEEQSVECRLEMAGGEMRWVNVRGVATQETDAPVFRGTVQDITDRKARSRELERYERIVETTGDPIYTLDDNLRFVLANSATADLLGRDSDDLVGEHVSTVFGERHSQALLESIASLLAGDSAEETIETVVADRNGTERQFQTTIAAKSSEDEFDGIVCVSRDVTDLHEHERRLSVLDRVIRHNLRNKMNIAQAHAEMVLEGTDDDGVRESAAAIERATSELLSLAETARKFSAALDPDVTERVQPQNIADCVRNVVEGARLSYPAATISVGAPESAYAWAHSTFELAVNELVDNAVVYGGDEVEIELSVAADASPEQVVIRVADNGPGIPPLERESLMSGRESPLQHTNGLGLWFVRWTVTNSNGSMDIVDNEPNGTVIELRLPKA; encoded by the coding sequence GTGACCGTGAGCGAAGACGCGTCGCGGAACGACACACGTTCCGCGGGAGACGCGTCCGGGGATGAACGGATACTCCTCGCGGTCCGCAGTACTCGCGACCGCGAGCTACTGGCTGAGCTCCTCGATGCGTACGAGATCATCGTCTGGGAACGCGGCCGCGAGGGCGAACGTGAAGACGGAGACGGCGGAGATGGAAACGACATCTCGCTCCCGGAGTTCGACCTCTGTATCGTCGATATGGCGACCTATTCGACGGTCGCCGACGCGCTCGCAGAGCGCAAAGCCGACGCCGGCGACCGCTTCGTCCCGGTGTTGTTGACGGTCGCACAGGACGAACAGGCCGTCGCCGCGCGACGACTCGACGACGTTCCGGACGACGTGCTCTCAGTACCCGCGCCGAGTGCGGTCATCCGGTCGCGGGTCGACTCGCTCCTCCAGACCCGACGGCAGTCGCTCCAACTCGCGCTGTACCGTAGTGCGATGGACAGCGCGACCGTCGGCATCACCATCACCGAGGCCGACGACGACCAACCGCTCACCTACGTCAACGACGCCTTCGAGGAGATGACTGGCTACGACCGCTCGGAGGTCATCGGGCGGAACTGTCGGTTCCTGCAGGGAGACGAAACCGAATCCAAACCTGTCGAGACGCTCCACGGGGCCATCGAGGCCGGCGAGAACGCCGCCGTCAGCCTCACGAACTACCGGAAAGACGGGACGCCCTTCTGGAACGAACTGAAGATATCGCCGGTGTACGAAGACGGCGACCTCACCCACTTCGTCGGGTTCCAGACCGACGCGACCGTCCGCCACGCGCTCAAGAACCAACTCGTCCACGAGACACAGACGCTCAAACAGCTCTTCGAGACGAGCCCGGTCGGCATCGCGGTCCTCAACGACGACGGGGTTATCGTGCGCGCCAACGAGGTGGCCCAAGAAGTGCTCGGCCTGCGGCGGTCGGTCGTGCTCGGCCAGCCGTACGACGCACCCGAGTGGGACCTCGTCGACGCGCGCGGGGAGCCGCTCGACCGCGACGACCTCCCCTTCGACCGGGTGAGAGAGACCGGCGAGACTGTCACGAACTTCGAACACGGTATCGGTGTTCCCGAGGAACGGCGGTGGGTCGTCGTCAATGCCGCCCCGCTGACTGGAAGCGACGGGGAGCACGTCGGCGTGATTACCGCCATCGAGGACGTGACAGCACAGAAGCAACAGGAACGTGAGCGCGAGCGATTGCTCGACCTGTTCGACCAAAGCCAGAAAATCGCCTCAGTCGGCGCGTGGGAGGTCGACACCCAGAACGATGCGGTACTGTTTACGAGCGGGCTCGCGGAGCTTCTCGGCGTCGACTCAGGAACGGTTTTCGACCTCTCGGAGGCGTTTTCGTTCTACCACCCCGAAGACGAGCCCCTGGTCCGCGCGGCGTTCGAGCGACTCGTCGAGACCGGCGAAGAACAGTCAGTCGAATGTCGACTCGAGATGGCTGGCGGCGAGATGCGCTGGGTGAACGTTCGCGGCGTCGCGACGCAGGAGACCGACGCCCCCGTCTTCCGCGGAACCGTCCAAGACATCACCGATCGAAAGGCCCGGTCGAGAGAGCTAGAACGATACGAGCGAATCGTCGAGACGACCGGGGACCCGATTTACACGCTGGACGACAACCTCCGGTTCGTCCTCGCGAACAGCGCGACCGCCGACCTGCTGGGCCGCGACTCCGACGACCTCGTCGGCGAACACGTCTCGACGGTGTTCGGTGAGCGCCACTCGCAAGCGCTGTTAGAGTCCATCGCGTCGCTTCTCGCGGGCGACAGCGCCGAAGAGACCATCGAGACAGTCGTCGCCGACCGAAACGGTACCGAGCGGCAGTTTCAGACGACTATCGCGGCGAAGTCCTCCGAAGACGAGTTCGACGGTATCGTCTGTGTCAGCCGCGACGTGACCGACCTCCACGAACACGAGCGTCGGCTGTCCGTCCTCGACCGCGTCATCCGACACAACCTCCGGAACAAGATGAACATCGCGCAGGCGCACGCGGAAATGGTTCTCGAGGGGACCGACGACGACGGCGTGCGCGAGTCGGCGGCGGCCATCGAACGGGCGACGAGCGAACTGCTCTCGCTCGCCGAGACGGCCCGGAAGTTCAGCGCTGCGCTCGACCCCGACGTGACAGAGCGGGTGCAACCCCAGAACATCGCCGACTGCGTTCGCAACGTGGTCGAGGGGGCGCGGCTCAGCTACCCCGCGGCAACCATCTCCGTCGGCGCGCCGGAGAGCGCGTACGCGTGGGCGCACTCGACGTTCGAACTCGCGGTGAACGAACTCGTCGACAACGCCGTCGTCTACGGCGGGGACGAGGTCGAAATCGAACTCTCCGTCGCCGCCGACGCCAGCCCGGAACAGGTGGTTATCCGCGTCGCCGACAACGGGCCGGGAATCCCGCCGCTCGAACGCGAATCGCTCATGAGCGGGCGGGAGTCACCGCTCCAGCACACGAACGGGCTCGGACTCTGGTTCGTCCGCTGGACGGTGACGAACAGCAACGGCTCGATGGATATCGTGGACAACGAACCCAACGGGACGGTCATCGAGCTTCGACTGCCGAAAGCGTGA
- a CDS encoding ABC transporter permease → MSTETTTTNETATDVDQRGLIDRLTASPFVSRLLSNRLALAGIAIIVAMVVIALYARLFLDLEVITQSQLGTNPNRAAPSLDFPFGTDGQARSLLPRVAYGAWYAMLFGTVTVAASTVLGVGLGIVAAYYGDVTDNVIMRTMDVLLAFPSLLLALALVAIFPDDLGLWRAVAALTLVYTPRFARVVRGAALTVLENEYIDATVALGAADPRVLIRHVLPNCLAPITVQSTLNFGLAIIDLAALSFLGFGAAAGTPSWGLMLSNGVSQGLLTGVWWWSFFPGFFLALTVLGFNLLGDGMRDALDPRMREAVD, encoded by the coding sequence ATGAGCACGGAAACCACGACCACGAACGAGACGGCGACCGACGTCGACCAGCGCGGGCTCATCGACCGCCTGACTGCGTCGCCGTTCGTCTCCCGACTGCTGTCGAACCGCCTCGCGCTCGCCGGTATCGCCATCATCGTCGCGATGGTGGTCATCGCGCTGTACGCGCGGCTGTTCTTGGACCTCGAGGTCATCACGCAGTCGCAACTCGGGACGAACCCGAACCGCGCCGCGCCGAGTCTCGACTTCCCGTTCGGCACCGACGGACAGGCCCGGAGTCTCCTGCCGCGGGTGGCCTACGGCGCGTGGTACGCGATGCTGTTCGGCACCGTCACGGTCGCCGCCTCGACCGTCCTCGGCGTCGGCCTCGGCATCGTCGCGGCCTACTACGGCGACGTGACCGACAACGTCATCATGCGGACGATGGACGTGCTGCTCGCGTTCCCGTCGCTCCTCTTGGCGCTGGCGCTCGTCGCCATCTTCCCCGACGACCTCGGGCTGTGGCGGGCGGTCGCCGCGCTGACGCTCGTCTACACGCCGCGGTTCGCCCGCGTCGTCCGCGGGGCCGCGCTGACCGTGCTCGAAAACGAGTACATCGACGCGACGGTCGCACTCGGCGCGGCCGACCCGCGCGTGCTGATTCGGCACGTCCTGCCGAACTGCCTCGCGCCCATCACGGTCCAGAGCACGCTCAACTTCGGGCTGGCCATCATCGACCTCGCGGCGCTGTCGTTCCTCGGCTTCGGTGCCGCGGCCGGGACGCCCTCGTGGGGCCTCATGCTCTCGAACGGCGTGAGTCAGGGCCTGCTCACGGGCGTCTGGTGGTGGTCGTTCTTCCCCGGGTTCTTCCTCGCGCTCACCGTGCTGGGGTTCAACCTCCTCGGCGACGGCATGCGCGACGCGCTCGACCCGCGGATGCGCGAAGCGGTCGACTGA
- a CDS encoding ABC transporter permease, translating to MISTRFVLKRLLLLVPVLVGVASLVFSILHLSPGDPALTIAGERASEEFVRQVEESLGLNDPIWVQYGRFLADAAQFQFGESFIIQRNTAVREVLANKLPVTLELAIYGQLIGISLGIPLGILSAVKQDSITDHLTRIGALAGISVPIFWSGPLLILLFAQVLGWLPTSGRISVLYNVEAIRVTGLVTVDTLIAGNWEMFVSAVRHMILPASVIGVYSMALISRMMRSSMLEVIRQDYMRTARAKGQGSKITVLKHGFRNAMIPVITVIGIQFGGLLGGAVLTETVFAIGGIGTLLVEAIKVGDYPIVQGTVLTFAFLFTLVNLGVDITYSILDPRIEQ from the coding sequence ATGATTTCCACACGATTCGTACTCAAGCGGCTGCTGTTGCTCGTCCCCGTGTTGGTGGGAGTGGCGTCGCTCGTCTTTTCCATCCTGCACCTCTCGCCGGGCGACCCGGCGCTCACCATCGCGGGCGAGCGCGCCAGCGAGGAGTTCGTCCGACAGGTCGAAGAGAGTCTCGGCCTGAACGACCCCATCTGGGTGCAGTACGGGCGGTTCCTCGCCGACGCTGCGCAGTTCCAGTTCGGCGAGTCCTTTATCATCCAGCGGAACACCGCGGTCCGCGAGGTGCTCGCCAACAAGCTGCCGGTCACGCTCGAACTCGCCATCTACGGCCAGCTCATCGGCATCTCGCTGGGCATTCCGCTCGGCATTCTGAGCGCCGTCAAGCAGGACAGCATCACGGACCACCTGACCCGCATCGGCGCGCTCGCCGGCATCAGCGTGCCCATCTTCTGGAGCGGCCCGCTTCTCATCCTGCTGTTCGCGCAGGTGCTCGGGTGGCTCCCGACGAGCGGTCGTATCTCGGTCCTCTACAACGTCGAGGCCATCCGGGTGACGGGGCTCGTCACGGTCGACACCCTCATCGCGGGCAACTGGGAGATGTTCGTCTCCGCAGTCCGCCACATGATTCTCCCGGCGTCGGTCATCGGCGTCTACTCGATGGCGCTCATCTCTCGGATGATGCGCTCGTCGATGCTGGAGGTCATCCGGCAGGACTACATGCGAACCGCCCGCGCGAAGGGCCAAGGCTCGAAGATTACGGTCCTGAAACACGGCTTCCGCAACGCGATGATTCCCGTCATCACGGTCATCGGCATCCAGTTCGGTGGCCTGCTCGGCGGCGCAGTACTCACGGAGACGGTGTTCGCTATCGGCGGCATCGGGACGCTCTTGGTCGAGGCCATCAAGGTCGGCGACTACCCCATCGTCCAGGGGACGGTCCTGACCTTCGCGTTCCTGTTCACGCTGGTCAACCTCGGCGTCGACATCACCTACTCCATCCTTGACCCGCGGATCGAACAATGA
- a CDS encoding ABC transporter substrate-binding protein, producing the protein MSQDGNGLSRRRFLTAAGTAAATAGLAGCSGGGGEETTTDSGETTGDGETDQTQTETEDDGSTSTLRYGRGSHSPTLDFQNSTSGEVAKVTEQLYDTLINFEPGQSTLTQGLATEYSLEGQSASITLREGVMFHNGEEFTAEDFVATYRRFVDSDYEYYAGDDYVSAYGPFTLGSWIDEIQVDGDYSMTIQLTQSYAPFLRNLAMFAASVHSLAAIEEYGTELSSNPVGTGPFQLSNLDDANELIRLEANSEYWGEGPNVDEVVFVTIGQNSTRAQSLASGELDIIDGLGAQSSVQIENASNANLVRTEGINIGYMAFNMASREEFRDRRVRQAVSHAINTEAIVNEIYSGFATQASQPLPPNVLGHNDDIDPYPYDPEEAQRLLEEAGYGDGFSFELATFQNPRGYNPSPIQTAETVASNLGDVGIEVDINQQSFGPFLEYTAQGRHDACFLGWYTDNADPDNFMYVLLHPQVEEGELTEGQDWVSFDAEGYNTSNRSAWANREYMDLVEQGQSTYDEAERESLYNEANQIAHDEAPWVYLDYADELRGVSNRVSGFQIAAISGPYLNLVSLN; encoded by the coding sequence ATGTCACAAGATGGCAATGGACTTTCGCGTCGTCGGTTCCTGACGGCTGCAGGGACCGCTGCGGCGACGGCCGGACTCGCAGGTTGTTCCGGCGGCGGTGGCGAGGAAACCACGACCGACTCCGGCGAGACGACCGGCGACGGCGAGACGGACCAGACCCAGACGGAGACCGAAGACGACGGGTCGACGTCGACCCTCCGCTACGGTCGCGGCAGTCACTCGCCGACGCTCGACTTCCAGAACAGCACGAGCGGCGAGGTCGCGAAGGTGACCGAACAGCTCTACGACACGCTCATCAACTTCGAGCCGGGCCAGTCGACGCTGACGCAGGGACTCGCCACCGAGTACTCCCTGGAGGGCCAGTCGGCCTCCATCACGCTCCGCGAGGGCGTGATGTTCCACAACGGCGAGGAGTTCACGGCGGAGGACTTCGTGGCGACGTATCGCCGCTTCGTCGACAGCGACTACGAGTACTACGCCGGCGACGACTACGTCTCGGCGTACGGGCCGTTCACCCTCGGCTCGTGGATCGACGAGATTCAGGTCGACGGCGACTACTCGATGACGATTCAGCTGACCCAGTCGTACGCGCCGTTCCTGCGTAACCTGGCGATGTTCGCGGCGTCGGTGCACTCGCTCGCCGCCATCGAGGAATACGGCACGGAACTCAGTTCGAACCCCGTCGGCACGGGTCCGTTCCAGCTGAGCAACCTCGACGACGCGAACGAGCTCATCCGCCTCGAAGCCAACTCCGAGTACTGGGGCGAGGGGCCGAACGTGGACGAGGTCGTCTTCGTCACTATCGGACAGAACTCGACGCGCGCCCAGTCGCTCGCATCGGGCGAACTCGACATCATCGACGGACTCGGCGCGCAGTCGTCCGTCCAGATCGAAAACGCTAGCAACGCGAACCTCGTCCGAACCGAGGGTATCAACATCGGCTACATGGCGTTCAACATGGCGAGCCGCGAGGAGTTCCGCGACCGCCGCGTCCGGCAGGCCGTCAGCCACGCTATCAACACCGAAGCCATCGTCAACGAGATTTACTCGGGCTTCGCGACGCAGGCGAGCCAGCCGCTCCCGCCGAACGTCCTCGGTCACAACGACGACATCGACCCGTACCCGTACGACCCCGAGGAGGCCCAGCGCCTCCTCGAAGAGGCCGGCTACGGTGACGGCTTCTCGTTCGAACTGGCGACGTTCCAGAACCCCCGCGGCTACAACCCGTCGCCGATTCAGACCGCCGAGACCGTCGCGTCCAACCTCGGCGACGTCGGCATCGAAGTCGACATCAACCAGCAGTCGTTCGGGCCGTTCCTCGAATACACTGCCCAGGGCCGCCACGACGCGTGTTTCCTCGGCTGGTACACCGACAACGCCGACCCGGACAACTTCATGTACGTCCTCCTGCACCCGCAGGTAGAGGAAGGCGAACTCACGGAGGGACAGGACTGGGTCAGCTTCGACGCCGAAGGCTACAACACCAGTAACCGCTCGGCGTGGGCGAACCGCGAGTACATGGACCTCGTCGAGCAGGGCCAGAGCACCTACGACGAGGCCGAGCGCGAGTCGCTGTACAACGAGGCGAACCAGATTGCACACGACGAAGCCCCGTGGGTCTACCTCGACTACGCGGACGAGCTTCGCGGCGTCTCCAACCGCGTCAGCGGGTTCCAGATCGCTGCCATCAGCGGTCCGTACCTCAACCTGGTCAGCCTGAACTGA